One region of Calditrichota bacterium genomic DNA includes:
- a CDS encoding phosphatase PAP2 family protein has protein sequence MFRELFFSVIAHATNSMAAAALFGGFYPKYRWYLYTLAGIIAYSRVYVGVHYPFDVMTGAVLGFLIGWLVVLGYNKWLKARVEIETEKN, from the coding sequence GTGTTCCGGGAGCTTTTCTTTTCCGTCATCGCACACGCCACCAACAGCATGGCAGCAGCCGCTCTTTTTGGCGGGTTCTATCCCAAATACCGGTGGTATCTTTACACACTGGCCGGGATCATTGCCTATTCCCGCGTGTACGTAGGGGTTCATTATCCATTCGACGTCATGACGGGCGCTGTTCTGGGATTCCTAATCGGTTGGCTGGTGGTGCTGGGCTACAACAAATGGCTAAAGGCGCGTGTTGAAATAGAAACGGAAAAAAATTAG